Proteins co-encoded in one Aspergillus luchuensis IFO 4308 DNA, chromosome 6, nearly complete sequence genomic window:
- a CDS encoding uncharacterized protein (COG:T;~EggNog:ENOG410PJPI;~InterPro:IPR019819,IPR019826,IPR002018,IPR029058;~MEROPS:MER0030934;~PFAM:PF00135): protein MRFPYQWALFATNTWKHLDSPSSVVIAPCPSATIIGESEDTNVQVFKGIPYAKPPVGSLRLRPPEPITTDLGTVQATDYPAACPQLDKAESQCVPLPPNVASLVGPTIPKPQRISEDCLTLNIWRPADAKPDSKLPVLFWIYGGSFEVGSSMDLSGTPIVNESIKQSMPIIFVSANYRLGGFGFLPGKEVKDAGVGNLGLQDQRQALKWVADNIEAFGGDPEKVTIWGQSAGAHSVFHQMALYNGDITYHEKPLFRGGIMNSGNTWPVNPVDGKRGQAVYNQVVETAGCSSADDTLSCLRDLPYEDFLKASKSVPSRSGYYALSLSYLPRPDGKVVTASPDEAANTGAYAEVPFIVGNPEDDGSAVIFNQTNITTQAEVSDYLRNYYFLDASKEQMDEFVSIYDDDAEYGAPFHTPPSNSLYPQSKRLAAILADVSVLQTRRFILSYNQKKRPNNGAWSFITSIFKGTPFLGTFHGSELYIREVYDMLVQNFPDLFTGDAESMVSSMWSYYLSFITYQDPNKSNHILQWPQWADNEELMHFGRDNDNIIVDDFRANATKFIVENVDYLRL from the coding sequence ATGCGATTTCCTTACCAGTGGGCTTTATTTGCCACAAATACGTGGAAACACCTGGACTCCCCTTCATCCGTAGTCATAgctccttgtccttcagcTACAATAATCGGAGAGAGCGAGGACACGAATGTCCAGGTGTTCAAAGGCATTCCATATGCGAAGCCTCCCGTCGGCTCCCTTCGTCTTCGGCCTCCCGAACCAATAACCACGGACTTGGGCACCGTCCAAGCAACGGACTACCCTGCAGCATGTCCCCAGTTGGACAAAGCGGAGTCTCAATGTGTTCCCTTGCCGCCCAATGTTGCTTCTCTTGTGGGACCGACAATCCCGAAACCTCAAAGGATCAGTGAGGATTGTCTGACATTGAATATATGGCGACCAGCAGATGCTAAGCCAGATTCAAAGCTCCCGGTCCTCTTCTGGATCTATGGCGGTAGTTTTGAAGTCGGAAGCTCCATGGACCTTTCAGGGACGCCTATTGTCAATGAATCCATTAAGCAGTCTATGCCAATAATATTTGTTAGCGCCAATTACCGTCTGGGTGGTTTTGGATTTCTGCCCGGAAAAGAGGTGAAAGATGCTGGAGTGGGCAACCTCGGTCTGCAGGACCAGCGTCAGGCGCTGAAATGGGTGGCAGATAATATCGAGGCTTTTGGTGGTGATCCTGAAAAAGTGACAATCTGGGGTCAGTCTGCCGGTGCTCATTCAGTCTTCCATCAAATGGCACTGTACAATGGAGACATCACATATCATGAGAAACCCCTGTTCCGGGGAGGAATCATGAATTCTGGCAATACCTGGCCTGTCAATCCGGTGGATGGAAAGAGAGGTCAAGCGGTATATAATCAGGTTGTCGAAACGGCTGGCTGCTCCTCGGCTGATGATACCTTGTCCTGTCTGCGTGACTTGCCCTATGAGGACTTCCTTAAGGCTTCCAAGTCTGTCCCAAGTCGCTCGGGATATTATGCTCTTTCTCTATCCTATTTGCCCCGACCGGATGGCAAGGTGGTTACTGCGTCCCCTGACGAAGCCGCTAATACCGGAGCCTACGCCGAGGTACCATTTATTGTCGGGAAtccggaagatgatggatcagCAGTGATATTCAATCAGACCAATATTACCACACAAGCAGAAGTGAGCGACTACCTCCGGAACTATTACTTCTTGGACGCGAGCAAGGAGCAAATGGACGAATTCGTTTCCATctacgatgatgatgctgagtATGGTGCACCATTTcatacaccaccatcaaaTTCGCTGTATCCTCAATCCAAGCGTCTGGCTGCTATCCTGGCAGACGTCAGCGTCCTCCAAACCAGACGGTTTATTCTGTCCTACAACCAGAAGAAACGACCTAACAACGGAGCATGGTCGTTCATCACATCTATCTTTAAGGGTACTCCATTTCTGGGCACCTTCCATGGTAGCGAGTTGTATATTCGCGAGGTCTATGATATGCTTGTACAGAATTTCCCGGACCTTTTTACTGGAGATGCTGAAAGCATGGTGTCCTCGATGTGGTCATACTATCTCTCTTTCATAACCTATCAGGACCCAAATAAGAGCAACCATATTCTGCAGTGGCCGCAGTGGGCGGACAACGAGGAGCTGATGCATTTTGGCCGGGATAACGATAACATCATTGTGGATGACTTCCGAGCTAATGCTACAAAATTCATCGTTGAGAACGTTGATTATTTACGCCTCTGA